One region of Citrus sinensis cultivar Valencia sweet orange chromosome 6, DVS_A1.0, whole genome shotgun sequence genomic DNA includes:
- the LOC102618204 gene encoding heavy metal-associated isoprenylated plant protein 6-like, with the protein MGEQNEGDKKAAGAAADAGGKKDDGVVTVVLKVDLHCEGCAKKIKRAMKNYEGVVDVKTDCGANKVTVTGKVEPAKLKERLEAKTKKKVDLVSPQPKKDAGGGEKKSEEKSEKKPDDKKSEEKKPPKESTVVLKIRLHCEGCISKIKKIIYKTKGVDNVTIDGGKDLVTVKGTMDVKELVPYLKVKLKRNVEVVPAKKDDGEKKENKDADKGGDKKAKEAAPATDKGGEKKEKEAAAAGGGDGGKVEVHKMEYYGYPYPPAPSYWYDNHVYGQSYPMENQHQVVYANQGYPPQMHHAPPMYHAPQMFSDENPNACSVM; encoded by the exons ATGGGCGAG CAAAATGAGGGAGATAAGAAGGCTGCTGGTGCTGCGGCTGATGCCGGTGGCAAGAAAGACGACGGCGTTGTCACTGTCGTTTTGAAGGTTGACTTGCATTGTGAAGGCTGCGCTAAGAAAATCAAGCGTGCTATGAAAAATTACGAAG GCGTGGTGGACGTGAAGACCGATTGCGGAGCAAATAAGGTAACGGTGACCGGAAAAGTGGAGCCGGCGAAGTTGAAGGAGAGATTGGAAGCGAAGACGAAGAAGAAAGTGGACCTCGTCTCTCCTCAGCCGAAGAAGGACGCCGGCGGTGGGGAGAAAAAATCGGAAGAGAAATCGGAGAAGAAGCCGGACGACAAGAAATCCGAAGAGAAGAAGCCGCCGAAAGAG AGCACCGTCGTTTTGAAGATCAGGTTACACTGTGAAGGCTGCATTagcaaaattaagaaaataatttacaagACCAAAG GTGTTGACAATGTGACCATAGACGGTGGCAAAGATCTAGTGACCGTGAAAGGCACGATGGATGTGAAGGAGCTGGTTCCTTATTTGAAAGTGAAGCTGAAACGAAACGTTGAGGTTGTTCCCGCCAAGAAAGACGATGGCGAGAAGAAAGAGAACAAAGATGCCGACAAAGGCGGAGACAAGAAGGCAAAAGAAGCCGCCCCGGCCACCGACAAAGGCggagaaaagaaggaaaaagaggCAGCTGCAGCCGGTGGCGGTGACGGTGGCAAGGTGGAGGTGCACAAGATGGAGTACTATGGATACCCGTACCCTCCAGCACCTAGTTATTGGTACGATAACCACGTGTACGGCCAGAGTTATCCGATGGAGAATCAACATCAGGTGGTCTACGCGAACCAAGGATACCCGCCTCAGATGCACCACGCGCCTCCGATGTACCACGCGCCCCAGATGTTCAGTGATGAGAATCCCAACGCGTGTTCTGTTATGTGA